The Pyxidicoccus sp. MSG2 DNA segment GCCTCCGCGCATCATCCCCTGCCGCATCCTGGGCCTGAGCGACAAGGCCCTGAGCCTGGAGTCCGCCAACGGCCAGCGCCGCACCCTCGCGGTGACGGAGGTGCTGGCAGTGGCCGTCGGCATGCTGCCCATCGCTGGGGCTCCGGGTGCGCCGCCCCGCCAGACGGTGCTCACCGACCTGGTGGTGTCCTGGGGCAGCGGCGCCCAGGGGCCGCTGGTGCTGCGCATCAACGTCCCGGGGCTGTCGCTGCCGCAGCTCTACCCGGGCCTCGCCCAGCGCGACGCGTTCGCGAAACTCATCAGTGACCTGCTGGAGTACTCCTCCGCCACCGCGCTGCCGGACAGCACGTCGCTCAAGCAGGGGAAGTACCCGAAGTTCGCCAGCGAGGCCGAGCTGAGCCAGCAGTTCTACGGCGTGGGCTCCGCGGCGGCCTGACGCATCGTCACGCCGGGCGCTCCTGCTGGAAGTCCCGCGGCCTGGGCCCGGCGCGCTCCTCCCGCGCCTCGTACAGCGCCAGCCCGCGCTGCACGTCCGCCAGGTCCAGGGTGCCCACCAGGCTCCCGTTCGCCGCCACCACGGCGAGGTGCGGCACCTCGTTCTCCGCCATGCGCCGCAGCGCGGTCCACCCGTCCTCCTCCATCTCCGCCACCAGCGCCGGCCGCATCAGCTCGCGCGTGGTGCGCGTGGCCCGCTCCGCCTCCGGCACCTGCTGCACCGGCTCCAGCCACACCCAGCCCACGGGCCGCCCGTCCTCCGTCACCGGCAGCACCAGTCGCCGCGCCTGCCGCAGCGCCCACATCGCCTCCCACAGCGAGGACGACGCCTCCACGCCCGCCAGCCGCGGCGTCATCAGCGCCGACACCGGCACGCGCGCCAGCGTGGCCTTCATCCGCACCTGCCGCGCCTCGCCCTCCGCGCCCAGGTAGATGAACACGGCGATGACCATCATGAACGGGTTGAGCGTCAATGCGCCCCCCAGGCCGAGCAGCACCGCGAAGCCCTGCCCCATCAGCGACGCCACCCGCGTCGCGCGCACCGCGCCCAGCCGCCCCGTCAGCGACGCGCGGACGATGCGCCCGCCGTCCATGGGGAACGCGGGCAGCAGGTTGAACACGCCCAGGAAGAGGTTGAGGCTCGCCAGGTAGAAGCACGCGAACTGGAGGTTGAAGGAGCGCGTGCCCTGCAGGAGCCACGTCACGGCCCCGAAGACGGCCGCCAGCAGGAGGCTGGTGAGCGGCCCCACCAGAGCCATCAGCGCCTCGTCCCTCGGGCGCGGCGGCGCCTCCGTCAGCTCCGACACGCCGCCCACCATCATCAGCGTAATCGAGCGCACCCGCCCGCCACGGGCCAGCGCGTAGACGGTGTGCGCCAGCTCGTGCACGAACACGGAGAAGAACAGGCCCACCGCCACCCCCAGCCCCCACCATGCGGGTGAGCCGAGCAGCCGCTCCGGTGGCACCTCGGCCACCTCCGCCGCCCGGCGGAAGGCCCCGCCGAAGCTGAACGCCAGCAGGGGCAGGATGAGCAACAGCGAGAAGTGGACGCGGATGGGAATGCCGCGGAACGCGCCCACCTGCAGAGAACCTCGAGCAGCGCGCATGGCGGACCTCCAGACTCGAAACGTCCGTCCCCCCAACCCGGTCCGCACGGACCCGGGAGTTGCCCGTTCGGCCGCCCGCCTCCTGAGTGTCCGCTCCCGGGCGCTCGGGATGTCCGCCCGCGAGCACCGCTCCGACGCATGCGCCCTCCTCCGCCCCATCCGGCGCGTACCCTGGGCGTCGGACCCCACAGCTCGAGAGGCAGGCATGCGCAACCCCGTCGCGTATGCCCGGACGGCGTGGCGCATGGCGCGCGCGCTCCGGGACCCGGAGCAGCTCCAGGACATCCTGGAGCTGGCGGCGGTGCTGGCTCCGCCCGCCGCCATGCGCAGGCTGGTGGAGCGACTGATGCGGCACGACTCCGCCGCCCGGGCCTTCGTCGAGCGCCCGCGCGTGGGCTTCCTCCACCCGGCCTCGCTGTGCCACCTCCCGGAAGGGACGCTGGGCCGCGCCTACGCGGACCACCTGTTGGGGAACGGGTTGGACCCGGACGCCCTCCCCGCCCTGGAGGCCCACACGGACGAGGAGTACGTGCGGGCCCACATGCTGGAGTCCCACGACGTCTGGCACGTCCTCACCGGCTTCCACACCGACGTGGCCGGAGAGCTGGGCATCCAGGCCTTCAGCCTCGCCCAGGTGGGCAGCCCCTTCGCCCTGGGCATCCTCGCGGGGGGGCTGGCCAACACCCTCCTCTACGCCTTCTCCGAGCGGGACGTGCGCATGCGCGCCATCGTCCGGGGGTGGCTGCTGGGCCACCGCTCCCGCCTCCTCTTCGGCGCGCCCTGGCGCCGGATGTGGGAGTTGCCCCTTGCCGAGGTGCGGCAGCGTTATGGCCTGGACCTCGCGGCGGTGGACGCCATGCTTCCGGGGAGCGCGGACCCCGCCCAATCGTGCTAGAGGGGGCGCACATGGACGAGACCTCCGAGAACCCCCTCCGCGCACGGCTCCAGCAGCTGGAGAAGCAGGCCGAGCTGGGCGGCGGTGCCGACCGCATCGCCAAGCAGCACGAGGCCGGCAAGCTCACGGCCCGCGAGCGCATCGACCTGCTGCTCGACCCGGGCTCCTTCTGCGAGCTGGACAAGTTCGTCACCCACCGCTCGAGCGACTTCGGCATGGGCGACAAGAAGATTCCCGGCGACGGCGTCGTCACCGGCTACGGCACCGTGGAAGGCCGCAAGGTCTTCGTCTTCGCCCAGGACTTCACCGTCTTCGGCGGCTCGCTGTCCGGCGCCTATGCCCAGAAAATCTGCAAGATCATGGACATGGCCACCCGCGTGGGCGCGCCCGTCATCGGCCTGAATGACTCGGGCGGCGCGCGCATCCAGGAGGGCGTGGAGAGCCTCGCCGGCTACGCGGACATCTTCCTGCGCAACACGCTGGCGTCCGGCGTCGTGCCCCAGATTTCGCTCATCATGGGCCCGTGCGCGGGCGGCGCGGTGTACTCGCCGGCGATTACGGACTTCATCATGATGGTGAAGGACACCTCCTACATGTTCATCACCGGCCCGGACGTCATCAAGACGGTGACGCACGAGGAGGTGACGAAGGAGGCGCTGGGCGGCGCGCTCACGCACAACCAGAAGTCCGGC contains these protein-coding regions:
- a CDS encoding Coq4 family protein yields the protein MRNPVAYARTAWRMARALRDPEQLQDILELAAVLAPPAAMRRLVERLMRHDSAARAFVERPRVGFLHPASLCHLPEGTLGRAYADHLLGNGLDPDALPALEAHTDEEYVRAHMLESHDVWHVLTGFHTDVAGELGIQAFSLAQVGSPFALGILAGGLANTLLYAFSERDVRMRAIVRGWLLGHRSRLLFGAPWRRMWELPLAEVRQRYGLDLAAVDAMLPGSADPAQSC
- a CDS encoding site-2 protease family protein, with the protein product MRAARGSLQVGAFRGIPIRVHFSLLLILPLLAFSFGGAFRRAAEVAEVPPERLLGSPAWWGLGVAVGLFFSVFVHELAHTVYALARGGRVRSITLMMVGGVSELTEAPPRPRDEALMALVGPLTSLLLAAVFGAVTWLLQGTRSFNLQFACFYLASLNLFLGVFNLLPAFPMDGGRIVRASLTGRLGAVRATRVASLMGQGFAVLLGLGGALTLNPFMMVIAVFIYLGAEGEARQVRMKATLARVPVSALMTPRLAGVEASSSLWEAMWALRQARRLVLPVTEDGRPVGWVWLEPVQQVPEAERATRTTRELMRPALVAEMEEDGWTALRRMAENEVPHLAVVAANGSLVGTLDLADVQRGLALYEAREERAGPRPRDFQQERPA